One segment of Methanobacterium sp. DNA contains the following:
- a CDS encoding PKD domain-containing protein, with the protein MNKKIIFITLSCFMVLILCGSASATDLNNTTNITQNNHVYINVSNDNGVKYNVDYDYYLNDPTQQGYNPNGTNGTYYIKAEGGGLNQLHICNSNSTSAMYGQIIVNNTTSGSQSGVFYITTTGGRGLNDNIILLLSVKGPISDNFNLTIVSSGYTWIISVFGAVQPPMPTNPLYVVGAVNETFTKDDFKYGPQTTRPAPGGWQPLYSGQDTSDPSTAEYLMFIDLYVGNLRSGLAQAPIDNGAVKVEYTLNNMYTTASFNAYAWTGASFQGTGINWCSPIINNANPCVVTVNYAPETPVANFTADKTSGSDSLTVKFTDSSSNYPTSWTWDFGDGTTSTEQNPTHTYSAPGTYTVKLTATNLAGSDTMTKTGYITVLDTIAPTVAANLAGGNYGTAQTVTLNATDASPTTIYYTTDGSTPTNHSTQYTGPININTTTTLKFMAIDTAGNQGTVQTETYTIDTTAPTVQANPTGGNYNTAQTVILTPNETATIY; encoded by the coding sequence GTGAACAAAAAGATAATATTTATAACACTTAGCTGTTTTATGGTTTTAATTTTGTGTGGAAGTGCATCAGCAACTGACCTGAACAACACAACCAACATTACACAAAATAACCACGTCTATATCAATGTATCCAATGATAATGGAGTTAAATACAATGTGGACTATGATTACTATTTAAACGACCCAACACAACAAGGATACAATCCAAATGGTACCAATGGTACTTACTACATCAAGGCTGAAGGTGGAGGACTTAACCAGCTTCACATCTGTAACAGTAACAGTACAAGCGCAATGTATGGTCAAATAATCGTGAACAACACTACTAGTGGTTCTCAGTCTGGTGTGTTCTACATCACCACCACGGGAGGTCGTGGACTCAACGATAATATCATACTTCTGTTATCAGTGAAGGGACCTATATCTGACAATTTTAATTTGACTATAGTCTCAAGTGGGTACACTTGGATAATTTCGGTTTTTGGTGCAGTTCAGCCACCAATGCCAACAAATCCTCTGTACGTTGTAGGAGCTGTGAACGAAACTTTCACAAAAGATGACTTCAAATATGGTCCACAAACAACAAGACCTGCTCCTGGCGGATGGCAACCACTTTACAGTGGCCAGGATACAAGTGATCCTTCAACCGCTGAATACTTGATGTTCATAGACCTATACGTTGGAAATCTGAGGTCAGGTCTTGCGCAAGCACCAATAGATAATGGTGCTGTCAAGGTTGAATACACTCTCAACAACATGTACACAACAGCTTCATTCAACGCTTACGCATGGACTGGTGCATCATTCCAAGGTACAGGAATTAACTGGTGTAGTCCTATCATAAATAATGCAAATCCTTGTGTAGTTACAGTTAATTATGCTCCAGAAACTCCTGTTGCAAACTTTACTGCTGATAAAACATCAGGATCTGATTCACTGACTGTTAAATTCACAGACAGTTCTTCAAATTACCCAACATCATGGACATGGGACTTTGGAGATGGAACAACATCAACCGAACAAAACCCAACACACACCTACAGTGCTCCCGGAACCTACACTGTTAAATTAACAGCAACCAACCTTGCAGGCAGTGATACCATGACAAAAACAGGTTACATCACTGTTTTAGATACTATTGCTCCAACAGTTGCAGCTAATCTTGCAGGTGGAAATTATGGTACTGCTCAAACTGTAACATTGAACGCTACAGACGCAAGTCCAACAACAATCTACTACACTACCGACGGATCAACCCCAACCAACCATAGCACTCAGTATACAGGACCAATCAACATCAACACCACAACCACCCTAAAATTCATGGCAATCGACA